The following coding sequences are from one Nymphalis io chromosome 17, ilAglIoxx1.1, whole genome shotgun sequence window:
- the LOC126775127 gene encoding vesicle transport protein USE1 codes for MAVEQVKRITHTLPTRSRLEMNVRQLLNKCELIAKKEPIDTNCRLKQYVKSLDGMISELKIGPDKPAKEVLAEYIKRAAFLKGLIQTATLNTPIEKLEAVQQLSHGAATNSVDGSAQEIHQKTVAKYGVELRSELFGLDDSDDTLRQRNIIKAPNFTSNSTSQEDIDSLLKYHQNMQEKVAENMVMLTKSLKEQSQIASTIIKGDTEALKKSSDLTERNITSLKVESERLQEHSRSAWKCWLWLMLAVVMAIFINMVLFMKVMKKRKYEV; via the exons ATGGCTGTAGAACAAGTTAAGAGGATAACTCATACGTTACCAACAAGATCAAGACTAGAAATGAATGTTCGGCAACTACTTAATAAATGCGAATTAATTGCAAAAAAAGAACCGATTGATACAAATTGCAGGTTGAAACAGTATGTGAAGTCTCTGGATGGAATGATAAGTGAACTTAAGATAGGCCCTGA TAAGCCTGCCAAAGAGGTTTTAGCTGAGTACATTAAGAGAGCAGCTTTCTTAAAAGGTTTGATTCAAACAGCTACACTCAATACTCCTATAGAAAAG ctTGAAGCAGTGCAACAGCTATCCCATGGTGCAGCTACAAATTCTGTGGATGGTTCAGCTCAAGAAATCCATCAAAAAACGGTTGCAAAGTATGGTGTTGAATTAAGATCTGAATTATTTGGATTGG ATGACAGTGATGACACTTTAAGGcaacgaaatattattaaagctcCTAATTTTACAAGCAACAGTACTAGCCAAGAAGACATTGATTCTTTACTTAAATACCACCAGAATATGCAGGAAAAAGTTGCAGAAAATATGGTCATGCTTACTAAAAGCTTGAAAGAACAATCTCAAATAGCTAGTACAATTATAAAAGGAGACACagag gcTCTAAAGAAATCCTCAGATTTAACAGAACGTAATATTACATCTTTAAAAGTGGAATCCGAGAGATTACAAGAACACAGCCGCAGTGCTTGGAAATGCTGGCTCTGGTTGATGCTTGCTGTTGTCAtggcaatatttataa ATATGGTGTTGTTCATGAAAGTTATGAAGAAGAGAAAATATGAAGTTTAA
- the LOC126775128 gene encoding proteasome subunit alpha type-4, with product MARRYDTRTTIFSPEGRLYQVEYAMEAISHAGTSLGILATDGILLAAERRNTNKLLDEVFFSEKIYKLNDDMVCSVAGITSDANVLTNELRMIAQRYLLQYGESIPCEQLVSWLCDVKQAYTQYGGKRPFGVSILYMGWDKHYGYQLYQSDPSGNYGGWKATCIGNNSAAAVSSLKQEYKENETTLAEAQALAIKVLSKTLDMTKLTPEKVEMATLTRKDNKTVIRILTSTEVEKLISDFEKSEAEAEAAKKLLPKS from the exons ATG gctCGGCGTTATGATACCAGGACGACGATCTTTTCGCCGGAAG GCAGGCTGTATCAAGTGGAATATGCCATGGAAGCCATCAGTCATGCTGGCACATCCCTTGGAATCCTAGCCACAGATGGAATTTTACTAGCTGCTGAACGAAGGAATACCAACAAACTTCTTGATGAAGTTTTCTTTTCAGAGAAAATTTATAAGCTAAATGATGACATGGTTTGTTCTGTAGCCGGTATTACATCTGATGCAAATGTCCTGACTAATGAGCTTAGAATGATCGCTCAGAGATATCTGCTGCAATATGGAGAATCTATTCCATGTGAACAGTTAGTGTCATGGCTGTGTGACGTAAAACAGGCTTACACTCAATATGGAG GCAAGAGACCATTTGGTGTATCAATTCTGTACATGGGATGGGATAAACACTATGGTTACCAGCTGTACCAGTCAGATCCTAGTGGTAACTATGGAGGCTGGAAGGCAACATGCATCGGAAACAATAGTGCT gCCGCAGTATCAAGTCTTAAACAAGAATACAAGGAAAATGAAACAACTTTGGCCGAAGCACAGGCATTGGCTATCAAAGTTCTCAGCAAAACTTTGGATATGACTAAACTCACTCCAGAAAAAG tGGAAATGGCAACACTTACACGCAAAGACAATAAGACTGTCATCAGAATATTAACAAGCACAGAGGTTGAAAAATTAATTTCCGACTTCGAAAAGAGTGAAGCCGAAGCGGAGGCTGCCAAAAAACTGCTACCGAAATCGTAA